A genomic stretch from Brockia lithotrophica includes:
- a CDS encoding glycerate kinase, translating into MRVVLAPDSFKGSLTAREVAEIWARALAAVFPDATDLPFPMADGGEGTLEVLCPDPKDLQSYAVPGPTGAMVSARWGLCPETPPTAVVEVAEVVGYGLVRGERDPYRFGTSGIGQLLRHILDQGIRRILFGLGGTATVDGGMGLLAALGARFFDASGHELPPVAASLFRVDRVELTELDPRLRESELVAFVDVAAPLLGPEGAVFLYGPQKGVPQKDLEEFDRRMARFAELLLRARGDAREDLPTHPGAGAAGGLGFALALLGARLLPGADAIAERIGLPRAIADADFVLTGEGQSDAQTLQGKVPIAVARFAAAKGKPVFLLSGSLGDGANELLPYFACLQAAVSRPAPLAELLPRAAEDLYEAAVRLFHCIAWREKAEGFRHPLPSARTPRKTG; encoded by the coding sequence GTGCGCGTCGTCCTCGCACCGGACAGCTTCAAGGGATCCCTCACCGCGCGCGAAGTGGCGGAAATTTGGGCGCGTGCCCTGGCTGCGGTTTTTCCCGACGCCACGGACCTTCCTTTCCCCATGGCCGACGGGGGAGAGGGTACGTTGGAAGTCCTGTGCCCCGATCCGAAAGACTTACAAAGCTACGCCGTACCCGGCCCCACCGGCGCGATGGTGAGCGCGCGGTGGGGCCTTTGTCCCGAAACACCGCCTACCGCCGTCGTCGAAGTCGCCGAAGTAGTCGGATACGGTCTCGTCCGCGGCGAACGCGATCCCTATCGCTTCGGTACGTCGGGAATCGGCCAGCTCCTCCGCCACATCCTCGATCAGGGGATCCGCCGCATCCTTTTCGGACTCGGCGGAACGGCTACGGTAGACGGCGGAATGGGCCTTCTCGCGGCTTTGGGGGCGAGGTTTTTCGATGCTTCGGGGCACGAACTTCCGCCCGTCGCCGCTTCGCTCTTTCGCGTAGACCGCGTAGAGCTTACGGAGCTCGACCCGCGCCTTCGGGAGAGCGAACTCGTCGCCTTCGTCGACGTCGCCGCCCCTCTTCTGGGGCCCGAAGGCGCGGTCTTTCTGTACGGACCCCAAAAGGGGGTCCCGCAGAAAGACCTCGAAGAATTTGACCGACGTATGGCGCGCTTTGCAGAGCTCCTCCTTCGCGCCCGCGGCGATGCACGCGAAGACCTCCCGACCCATCCCGGCGCGGGGGCGGCAGGAGGTCTCGGCTTTGCCCTTGCCCTCCTGGGTGCCCGCCTCCTTCCAGGGGCGGATGCGATTGCCGAACGCATCGGACTTCCTCGGGCCATTGCCGACGCGGACTTCGTCCTCACGGGAGAAGGGCAAAGCGACGCCCAGACGCTCCAGGGAAAGGTTCCGATCGCCGTCGCCCGCTTTGCAGCCGCTAAAGGGAAGCCCGTCTTCCTCCTCTCGGGGAGTTTGGGCGATGGGGCCAACGAGCTCCTCCCGTACTTCGCCTGCCTACAGGCCGCCGTTTCCCGACCTGCGCCGCTCGCAGAACTCCTCCCGCGGGCGGCGGAAGACCTCTACGAAGCCGCCGTCCGCCTGTTTCACTGCATCGCCTGGCGGGAAAAGGCGGAAGGGTTCAGGCACCCTCTTCCCTCTGCGCGCACACCCCGCAAAACCGGCTGA